In the genome of Notamacropus eugenii isolate mMacEug1 chromosome 5, mMacEug1.pri_v2, whole genome shotgun sequence, one region contains:
- the ARL6IP6 gene encoding ADP-ribosylation factor-like protein 6-interacting protein 6 isoform X4, whose protein sequence is MGGRGREEIPELPGSVVRFPAMSFLASGSRSIRQRGLGPPASLVLPANASPSQVGGSWGEGEDDDEDGGVDEVVRDLRAELLADTPPPQLQKQNGVTVRVPEAARTPRGQRWPVRVLSVVCSLLFAALLAFLLAIVYMVVKELHAENLKTEDGVETGLLGMNKIESYLGLFPRISFGSELNLPGLPNG, encoded by the exons atggggggaagggggagggaggaaatccCTGAGCTTCCGGGTTCCGTTGTCCGTTTTCCCGCCATGTCGTTCTTGGCTAGTGGGAGCCGATCGATTCGCCAGCGTGGACTCGGGCCTCCGGCCTCCCTGGTCCTGCCTGCCAACGCCTCCCCCTCCCAGGTTGGGGGTAGCTGGGGGGAAGGCGAGGATGATGACGAGGACGGAGGGGTGGACGAAGTGGTTCGGGACCTGCGAGCGGAGCTCTTGGCGGACACGCCGCCGCCTCAGCTGCAGAAACAGAATGGGGTGACCGTGAGAGTCCCGGAGGCCGCCCGAACTCCCCGTGGCCAGCGGTGGCCGGTGCGGGTCCTGTCGGTGGTCTGTTCTCTTCTTTTCGCCGCCCTCCTTGCCTTCCTGCTAGCTATCGTCTACATGGTCGTGAAAG AATTGCATGCTGAGAATTTGAAGACTGAAGATGGTGTAGAAACTGGTTTATTAGGTATGAACAAAATAG AATCATATCTCGGCCTGTTTCCTAGGATTTCTTTTGGCTCTGAGCTAAACCTCCCTGGCCTCCCAAATGGTTGA